The following proteins are co-located in the Mesorhizobium australicum WSM2073 genome:
- the gluQRS gene encoding tRNA glutamyl-Q(34) synthetase GluQRS, with product MTLLTFRFAPSPNGELHLGHAYSALLNQKLANISGGRLLLRIEDIDTTRCTPEFEAGMIADLKWLGLDWEKPVRRQSEHFAEYGTVLERLIREELVYPAFMSRGEIRAFIADGEKRGRDWPRDPDGVPLYPPADKALSMKERKRRIAENAPFAWRLDVGAAMARAGRDLAWAEFSDGTLSTTRSVEARPQDWGDVIVARRDIPTSYHLAVVIDDALQGVSHVVRGQDLFSATGVQRLLQEILGLQPPAYFHHRLILGPDGRKLSKSFRDTGLAALRDAGASPEEVRRMIGL from the coding sequence ATGACGCTCCTGACATTCCGCTTCGCGCCCAGCCCCAACGGCGAACTGCATCTGGGCCACGCCTATTCGGCGCTGCTCAACCAGAAGCTCGCAAATATCAGCGGCGGCCGCTTGCTGCTGCGCATCGAGGACATCGACACCACGCGCTGCACGCCGGAGTTCGAGGCGGGCATGATCGCCGATCTGAAATGGCTGGGCCTCGACTGGGAAAAGCCCGTGCGCCGCCAGTCCGAGCATTTTGCAGAATATGGAACGGTGCTCGAGCGCCTGATCCGCGAGGAACTCGTCTATCCCGCCTTCATGAGCCGCGGCGAGATACGCGCCTTCATCGCCGACGGCGAAAAGCGCGGGCGCGACTGGCCGCGCGATCCCGACGGTGTGCCGCTCTATCCCCCGGCCGACAAGGCGCTTTCGATGAAGGAACGCAAGCGGCGGATTGCCGAGAATGCGCCCTTCGCCTGGCGGCTGGACGTCGGCGCCGCCATGGCGCGTGCCGGCAGGGACCTGGCATGGGCCGAATTCAGCGACGGGACGCTGTCCACGACGCGCTCCGTCGAGGCGCGTCCCCAGGATTGGGGCGACGTTATCGTGGCGCGCCGCGACATCCCGACCAGCTACCACCTCGCCGTAGTCATCGACGATGCCCTGCAAGGCGTCAGCCATGTCGTGCGCGGACAGGACCTGTTTTCCGCGACCGGGGTGCAACGCCTGCTGCAGGAGATTCTGGGATTGCAGCCACCCGCCTATTTCCATCATCGGCTGATCCTCGGGCCGGATGGGCGAAAACTGTCGAAGAGCTTCAGGGATACGGGCCTTGCCGCCTTGCGCGACGCAGGCGCCTCGCCGGAGGAAGTCAGAAGGATGATTGGGCTCTGA
- a CDS encoding DNA-3-methyladenine glycosylase family protein, which translates to MQRIATLDDVERGLDALCLIDPRLEKVRGMAGEVPLRLSEPGFRSLASIIVSQQVSRASADAIFGRLTKLVDPLTPQAILAAGEDMFREAGLSRPKQRGLIAVAQAVADGLDLHHLCSLDAVEAIARMTAVSGIGPWTAEVYLLFAAGHPDIFPARDVALQSAVGHALGIDPRPAEKTLIALAESWSPWRGVASRLFWSYYRETRGRDAAPPA; encoded by the coding sequence ATGCAGCGCATCGCGACACTGGACGACGTTGAGCGGGGGCTGGACGCGCTTTGCCTCATCGACCCGCGCCTGGAAAAAGTGCGCGGCATGGCCGGCGAGGTGCCGCTCAGGCTTTCGGAGCCGGGCTTCAGGAGCCTGGCCTCGATCATCGTCTCGCAGCAGGTGTCACGGGCGAGCGCCGATGCGATCTTCGGCCGGCTGACGAAACTCGTCGATCCGCTGACGCCGCAGGCGATCCTTGCCGCCGGCGAGGACATGTTTCGCGAGGCCGGCCTGTCGCGGCCCAAGCAGCGCGGCCTGATCGCGGTTGCGCAGGCCGTGGCCGATGGGCTCGACCTGCATCACCTCTGTTCGCTCGATGCCGTGGAGGCGATCGCCAGGATGACGGCGGTGTCCGGAATCGGTCCCTGGACGGCGGAAGTGTATCTATTGTTTGCCGCCGGGCATCCCGACATTTTCCCGGCGCGCGACGTCGCCCTGCAGAGCGCTGTCGGCCATGCCCTCGGCATCGACCCGCGTCCAGCGGAGAAAACACTGATCGCGCTGGCCGAATCATGGAGCCCGTGGCGAGGTGTCGCATCGCGGCTTTTCTGGTCCTATTATCGCGAAACCAGGGGCCGGGACGCCGCGCCGCCGGCCTGA
- a CDS encoding HNH endonuclease encodes MTVAVSPDGLPALVLNADYRPLSYYPLSLWSWQDAIKAVFLDRVNIVAEYEHAVSSPTFSMKLPSVVSLKAYVKPSRHPAFTRFNVFLRDRFQCQYCGTPEDLTFDHVIPRHRGGATTWENVVAACSPCNLRKGGMMPAHAKMWPLQKPFQPTVHDLHNNGRLFPPNHLHESWMDYLYWDVELEP; translated from the coding sequence GTGACGGTTGCCGTATCTCCGGATGGGCTTCCAGCGCTGGTGCTGAATGCGGATTACCGTCCGCTCAGCTATTACCCCTTGTCGCTCTGGTCCTGGCAGGACGCCATCAAGGCGGTGTTCCTCGACAGGGTGAACATCGTGGCCGAATACGAGCACGCCGTATCCTCGCCGACCTTCTCGATGAAGCTGCCGAGCGTGGTTAGCCTGAAGGCCTATGTGAAGCCGTCCAGGCATCCGGCCTTCACCCGTTTCAACGTCTTCCTGCGCGACCGTTTCCAGTGCCAGTATTGCGGTACCCCCGAGGACCTGACCTTCGACCATGTCATCCCGCGTCACCGTGGCGGCGCCACGACATGGGAGAATGTCGTCGCCGCCTGTTCGCCCTGCAATCTGAGGAAGGGCGGCATGATGCCGGCTCACGCCAAGATGTGGCCGTTGCAGAAGCCGTTTCAGCCGACGGTGCATGATCTGCACAATAACGGCCGCCTGTTCCCGCCCAACCATCTGCATGAAAGCTGGATGGATTATCTCTACTGGGATGTCGAACTGGAGCCTTGA
- a CDS encoding disulfide bond formation protein B produces MTATMNADTGHQRTRAALFLAVAMAATVGSALGFQHIGGYIPCHLCLEQRTPYYIGVPLMVLVAIASMLRAPAWLTRGLLAIGGLLMLYGLYLGVYHSGVEWAWWQGPADCTAGAGPVDTGGKGVLDALDKFVPPSCDKAALRILGLSLAGWNAIASLILAAVAFRGALARD; encoded by the coding sequence ATGACAGCGACCATGAATGCCGATACCGGCCACCAGCGGACACGCGCGGCCCTGTTTCTCGCCGTCGCGATGGCCGCGACCGTTGGCTCGGCGCTCGGCTTCCAGCACATTGGCGGCTACATCCCCTGCCACCTCTGCCTGGAACAGCGCACGCCGTATTACATCGGCGTGCCGTTGATGGTGCTGGTGGCGATAGCGTCGATGCTGCGCGCACCCGCATGGCTGACGCGCGGCCTGTTGGCCATTGGCGGCCTCCTGATGCTGTACGGGCTCTATCTCGGCGTCTATCACTCCGGCGTCGAATGGGCCTGGTGGCAGGGTCCTGCCGATTGCACGGCGGGCGCCGGACCGGTCGACACCGGTGGCAAGGGCGTCCTCGACGCGCTCGACAAATTCGTGCCGCCCTCCTGCGACAAGGCCGCCTTGCGCATTCTCGGCCTGTCGCTGGCCGGTTGGAACGCCATCGCCAGCCTGATCCTCGCCGCCGTCGCCTTCCGTGGCGCGCTGGCCCGTGACTGA
- a CDS encoding YqaA family protein yields MLRGLYDWTLSLAARKSAEWWLAFIAFVESSVFFIPADVLFLPMALARPERAYRYALTATVASVLGGIAGWLIGYYAYDTIARPILEHFGGLATFEKWQSSGTGLMLVLLVTSGVAHLPPIKVVTILAGALHINLVVFIVSAIIARGARFLLLAWLLRRYGEPIREFIEKRLGLIVGAAAVALILLYILIKYAL; encoded by the coding sequence ATGCTTCGCGGACTGTATGACTGGACCCTGTCGCTGGCGGCGCGCAAATCCGCCGAATGGTGGCTGGCCTTCATCGCTTTCGTCGAGAGCTCGGTGTTCTTCATACCGGCAGACGTTCTGTTCCTGCCCATGGCGCTGGCGCGCCCCGAACGCGCCTATCGCTACGCGCTGACCGCCACCGTTGCGTCCGTGCTGGGCGGCATCGCCGGCTGGCTGATCGGCTACTATGCCTACGACACAATAGCACGGCCGATCCTGGAGCACTTCGGCGGCCTTGCCACGTTCGAGAAGTGGCAGTCTTCCGGCACCGGGCTAATGCTGGTGCTGCTCGTCACATCCGGCGTTGCGCACCTGCCGCCGATCAAGGTGGTCACTATTCTGGCCGGCGCGCTCCACATCAACCTTGTTGTCTTCATCGTCTCGGCCATCATCGCGCGCGGCGCCCGCTTCCTGCTGCTGGCGTGGCTTTTGCGCCGCTATGGCGAGCCAATCCGCGAATTCATCGAAAAGCGCCTGGGCCTGATCGTCGGCGCCGCCGCGGTCGCCCTGATTTTGCTCTATATCCTGATCAAATACGCCCTCTGA
- a CDS encoding MarR family winged helix-turn-helix transcriptional regulator codes for MHILKGAKPVSIKKVHNAHIKVLLPELHRSLIDIVTIMNRPERDVELLTKAGLTLERALFPLLVLVERLGPIGVVDLAGRVGRDYTTVSRQVSRLEELGLVTRRLSAADKRVREAVVTPQGKAATDALDAAREQIAVAKFADWDRKDFDDLVRLMRMLVDTMKD; via the coding sequence ATGCACATATTAAAGGGAGCCAAGCCGGTGTCAATAAAGAAAGTGCATAACGCACATATTAAAGTGTTGTTGCCCGAGCTGCATCGCTCGCTGATTGACATCGTCACCATCATGAACCGACCCGAGCGGGATGTGGAATTGCTCACCAAGGCGGGCCTCACGCTCGAGCGTGCCCTCTTCCCGCTGCTCGTTCTTGTCGAGAGACTTGGCCCGATCGGCGTTGTCGATCTGGCTGGCCGCGTCGGTCGCGATTACACGACCGTCAGTCGACAGGTGTCACGACTGGAGGAGCTGGGACTGGTCACGCGGCGCTTGAGCGCCGCTGACAAGAGAGTTCGCGAGGCCGTTGTCACACCGCAGGGAAAAGCGGCGACGGACGCGCTGGATGCGGCGCGGGAGCAAATAGCCGTTGCCAAATTCGCCGACTGGGACCGCAAGGACTTCGACGATCTAGTCCGCTTGATGCGAATGCTCGTCGATACGATGAAGGATTAG
- a CDS encoding FAD-dependent oxidoreductase, translating to MEERAEIDVLICGAGAAGLTLAIDLARRGVLFRIVEQMERPFAGSRGKGLQPRTQEVFEDLGIIDRIMAAGGVYPPMREYRNDGGYDEKAVFEAPEPSPDVPYFIALMIPQFLTEGVMRERLAELGHRVEFGTALIDFEQDDDGVGARLKSSGGEERVHTRYLVGADGGRSSIRSALGIDFPGKTLGVRAIVADAHLSGLDRAAWHQFNDGDMERLVMICPLAGTDLFQVQAPIPLDGEPDLSADGLTRMIAERTGRSDIDVQSVAWASAYAMNARLADRYRVGRVLLAGDAAHIHPPTGGQGLNTSVQDAYNLGWKLAAVLAGAPATLLDTYEEERRAVAADVLGLSTQLLDRQREQGGMRRGRDTHQLDIGYPHSSLSHDGGGRTIGPRAGERMPDATLTGAAGQPRRLFDVMTGTHWTLLLSSPDYWPIVAARAGLRVVTVGEGAELRDPSNQLSLAEGGCLLIRPDGYVGATFDAASSTLVGDYLAKVLPSENACSQSNGRVGVAPT from the coding sequence ATGGAAGAGCGAGCTGAAATTGACGTCCTGATCTGCGGCGCGGGAGCAGCCGGGCTGACGCTTGCAATCGACTTGGCGAGGCGAGGCGTGTTGTTCCGCATCGTTGAGCAGATGGAACGTCCCTTCGCCGGCTCGCGCGGCAAGGGCTTGCAGCCACGCACGCAGGAGGTGTTCGAGGATCTGGGCATAATCGACCGCATCATGGCAGCCGGCGGTGTCTATCCGCCGATGAGGGAGTATCGCAACGACGGCGGCTATGACGAAAAGGCAGTTTTCGAAGCGCCCGAACCCTCGCCCGACGTCCCCTATTTCATCGCGCTCATGATCCCGCAGTTCCTTACAGAGGGCGTGATGCGCGAGCGCCTCGCGGAGCTGGGCCATCGTGTCGAGTTCGGCACCGCATTGATCGACTTCGAGCAGGACGATGATGGCGTCGGCGCCCGCCTCAAGTCGTCTGGCGGCGAGGAGCGGGTCCATACGCGCTATCTGGTTGGTGCTGACGGTGGCCGCAGCTCGATCCGCAGTGCGCTCGGCATCGACTTTCCCGGTAAGACGCTGGGTGTCCGTGCTATCGTGGCGGATGCCCATCTGAGCGGACTCGACCGCGCTGCCTGGCACCAGTTCAATGACGGCGACATGGAGCGGCTCGTCATGATCTGCCCGCTCGCCGGCACGGACCTGTTCCAGGTGCAGGCGCCGATCCCGCTGGACGGCGAGCCTGACCTTTCCGCGGATGGATTGACGCGGATGATCGCCGAGCGGACTGGCCGTAGCGACATCGATGTTCAGTCGGTGGCCTGGGCATCCGCCTACGCGATGAACGCGCGTCTGGCTGACCGCTACCGGGTCGGACGGGTTTTGCTAGCCGGCGACGCCGCGCATATCCATCCGCCAACGGGCGGACAGGGCCTCAACACCAGCGTTCAGGACGCCTACAATCTCGGTTGGAAATTGGCCGCAGTCTTGGCCGGCGCCCCCGCAACGCTGCTAGACACCTATGAGGAGGAGCGACGCGCCGTTGCGGCGGATGTCCTGGGGCTTTCGACCCAGTTGCTCGACCGTCAGCGCGAACAAGGCGGCATGCGGCGCGGCCGCGACACACATCAGCTCGACATCGGCTATCCCCACTCATCACTTTCTCACGACGGAGGTGGTCGGACGATTGGCCCGCGGGCCGGTGAGCGCATGCCGGACGCGACCCTAACTGGCGCCGCTGGACAGCCCCGCCGTCTGTTCGACGTGATGACCGGCACGCACTGGACCCTGCTTCTATCGAGCCCTGACTACTGGCCGATCGTGGCTGCGCGCGCGGGCCTGCGAGTGGTCACGGTGGGCGAAGGCGCGGAACTGCGCGACCCCTCCAATCAGCTCAGCTTGGCCGAGGGCGGCTGCCTGCTCATCCGGCCGGACGGCTATGTTGGCGCCACTTTCGATGCCGCGAGTTCCACCCTGGTCGGTGACTATCTGGCGAAGGTACTTCCTTCCGAGAACGCCTGCTCTCAGTCAAACGGGAGGGTCGGCGTTGCACCAACATGA
- a CDS encoding GNAT family N-acetyltransferase translates to MAAIPLLEETSGGPAGAMVSGLAGLARDADPAHIEILANNRPERKLAIYPASAGFDLVEELDYLCARTIEPNVFFNPRFLAPAMPRLEDREVRLAVIRDGDEYRNRLRLLVPISVERPVVPLGVPVMRTWSSPFGPLGTPLIDRDDPVGVVEDFFSMLSRPHLKLPKVLVLPDIRLDGPVSSLVATVAETRGLALVTTGQTSRPVLESELDGDDYLKASLRAHHYREFRRLKRRLGDLGKLEHVVARGPEEIRHAIEHFLTLEASGWKGRERTAMAIDRFRAAFAREAVHRLAEQDMCRIHSLTLDGRTIACLIVFVEAGVAYTWKTAYDETLAACSPGTLLMIEVTRQHLDDPNIMMTDSCAVPDHPVMSRLWSERKPVGTLVIGLTRDADRLARQAASQLHLYRETRNMARLLRNRMKSLLRRR, encoded by the coding sequence ATGGCCGCCATCCCTCTGCTCGAGGAAACCAGCGGCGGTCCCGCCGGCGCCATGGTGTCCGGCCTTGCCGGGCTGGCGCGCGACGCCGATCCCGCTCATATCGAGATCCTCGCCAACAACCGGCCCGAGCGCAAACTCGCCATCTACCCGGCGTCGGCCGGCTTCGACCTGGTCGAGGAACTGGACTATCTCTGCGCCCGCACGATCGAGCCGAACGTCTTCTTCAACCCGCGTTTCCTGGCGCCGGCCATGCCCCGGCTGGAAGATCGCGAGGTGCGCCTTGCCGTGATCCGCGACGGCGATGAATACCGCAACCGGCTGCGGCTGCTGGTGCCGATCTCGGTGGAACGGCCGGTGGTGCCGCTCGGCGTGCCGGTCATGCGCACCTGGTCGAGCCCATTCGGCCCGCTCGGCACGCCGCTGATCGACCGCGACGATCCGGTCGGCGTGGTCGAGGACTTCTTCTCGATGCTGTCGCGCCCGCATCTCAAGCTGCCGAAAGTTCTGGTCCTGCCCGACATCAGGCTCGACGGTCCGGTGTCGAGCCTGGTCGCCACCGTGGCCGAGACGCGTGGCCTGGCGCTGGTCACCACGGGCCAGACTTCACGCCCGGTGCTGGAGAGCGAACTCGACGGCGACGATTATCTCAAGGCTTCGCTGCGCGCGCACCACTATCGCGAATTCCGCCGCCTGAAGCGGCGCCTCGGCGATCTCGGCAAGCTCGAACATGTCGTGGCACGCGGCCCCGAGGAAATCCGCCACGCCATCGAGCACTTCCTGACGCTGGAGGCGTCCGGCTGGAAAGGCCGCGAGCGCACCGCCATGGCGATCGACCGCTTCCGCGCCGCCTTCGCCCGCGAGGCGGTGCACCGGCTCGCCGAACAGGACATGTGCCGCATCCATTCGCTGACGCTCGACGGCCGCACCATCGCTTGCCTGATCGTCTTCGTCGAGGCTGGCGTCGCCTACACCTGGAAGACGGCCTATGACGAGACGCTGGCCGCCTGTTCGCCGGGCACGCTGCTGATGATCGAGGTCACCAGGCAGCATCTCGACGATCCCAACATCATGATGACCGATTCCTGCGCCGTGCCCGACCACCCGGTGATGAGCCGGCTGTGGAGCGAGCGCAAGCCGGTCGGCACATTGGTGATCGGGTTGACAAGGGACGCCGACCGCCTCGCCCGCCAGGCCGCCTCGCAGCTGCATCTCTACCGCGAAACCCGCAACATGGCGCGCCTGCTGCGCAACCGGATGAAGAGTTTGCTCAGACGGCGCTAG
- a CDS encoding oligosaccharide flippase family protein: MRFSAATTAGRFLPQRLALRVEPLLGRLDAVLFTADERGEAGRMSVIAFSIRIVSAVIAFISQVLMARWMGSFEYGIFVLVWVTMVIVGNLACLGFHTSVIRFIPEYRERGLMDELRGIVVASRLFVLIASTVIAGLGALGVWLAAPWIENYYVIPFILGVICLPMIALSDLLQGLARANSWALFALSPTYLIRPVLILLFMALMLWAGYAADARTAIFASIAATYATTLTQLIGVTQRMERQIPAGPMKVHFAQWFVVSLPIFLVESFFFLLTNADVLMVGAYMDPNDVAVYFATVKTLALVHFVYFAVKAGVAQRYAQFTHGEPQKLAAFARETVSWTFWPSLLMAFLVLALGEPMLVLFGPEFTSGYPLLFLLVFGVVARAAVGPCESLLTMSGNQNVCAAVYAMTLAFNIGLNVVLIPLFGLWGAAMATAFAMIFEAGALSFTVWRKLGIVMAIFVPAKGAA, encoded by the coding sequence GTGCGCTTTTCCGCGGCCACGACTGCCGGGCGGTTCTTGCCGCAGCGTTTGGCGCTGCGCGTGGAGCCTTTGCTTGGCCGCCTCGACGCCGTGCTGTTCACCGCCGACGAACGCGGCGAGGCCGGCCGCATGTCGGTCATCGCCTTCTCCATCCGCATCGTCAGTGCCGTCATCGCCTTCATCAGCCAGGTGCTGATGGCGCGTTGGATGGGTTCCTTCGAATACGGCATCTTCGTGCTGGTCTGGGTGACGATGGTCATCGTCGGCAACCTCGCCTGCCTCGGCTTCCACACATCGGTCATCCGCTTCATCCCCGAATACCGCGAGCGCGGCCTGATGGATGAATTGCGCGGCATCGTCGTTGCGAGCCGCCTGTTCGTGCTGATCGCCTCGACGGTCATCGCCGGGCTCGGCGCCCTCGGCGTCTGGCTGGCCGCGCCCTGGATCGAAAACTACTACGTGATACCGTTCATCCTCGGCGTCATCTGCCTGCCGATGATCGCGCTGTCGGATTTGCTGCAAGGGCTGGCGCGCGCCAATTCATGGGCATTGTTCGCGCTGTCGCCGACCTACCTGATCCGGCCGGTGCTGATCCTGCTGTTCATGGCGCTGATGCTTTGGGCGGGCTACGCCGCCGACGCGCGGACGGCGATCTTCGCCTCGATCGCCGCTACCTACGCCACCACGCTGACCCAGCTCATCGGGGTCACCCAGCGCATGGAAAGGCAAATTCCGGCCGGCCCGATGAAAGTGCATTTCGCGCAATGGTTCGTCGTCTCGCTGCCGATCTTCCTGGTCGAGAGCTTCTTCTTCCTGCTCACCAACGCCGATGTGCTGATGGTCGGCGCCTATATGGATCCCAATGACGTCGCCGTCTATTTCGCCACGGTCAAGACGCTGGCGCTGGTGCATTTCGTCTATTTCGCGGTCAAGGCCGGCGTCGCCCAGCGCTACGCGCAGTTCACCCATGGCGAGCCGCAAAAGCTTGCCGCCTTCGCCCGCGAGACGGTATCATGGACCTTCTGGCCCTCGCTGCTGATGGCGTTTCTGGTGCTGGCGCTGGGCGAACCGATGCTGGTGCTGTTCGGCCCCGAATTCACATCGGGCTATCCGCTTCTGTTCCTACTCGTCTTCGGCGTCGTGGCGCGCGCCGCCGTTGGCCCCTGCGAAAGCCTGCTCACCATGAGCGGCAATCAGAATGTCTGCGCCGCCGTCTATGCCATGACACTGGCCTTCAACATCGGGCTCAATGTGGTGCTGATCCCGCTTTTCGGCCTGTGGGGCGCAGCCATGGCCACCGCCTTTGCCATGATCTTCGAGGCCGGCGCACTGTCCTTCACGGTCTGGCGCAAGCTCGGCATCGTCATGGCGATCTTCGTGCCAGCCAAAGGAGCCGCCTGA
- a CDS encoding DUF1127 domain-containing protein: MPEIDVVLARPRTRPSRLMAVTAWLAHGWHLRHGRRRLEAMPGFMLKDIGISRCAIDHVATRGEARRR; encoded by the coding sequence ATGCCCGAAATCGATGTCGTCCTGGCGAGGCCGCGCACCCGGCCTTCGCGCCTGATGGCCGTTACCGCTTGGCTTGCACACGGATGGCACCTGCGGCATGGCCGGCGTCGCTTGGAGGCCATGCCCGGTTTCATGCTGAAGGACATCGGTATCAGCCGTTGCGCGATCGACCATGTCGCAACGCGCGGAGAGGCGCGCCGCCGGTAG
- a CDS encoding DUF4242 domain-containing protein encodes MPRYLIERTFPDGLNLPMNDIGATALGGIIMRNAEKGVTWVQSFVSPDKSKSFCIYDSPSPEAIRSTAQKNSLPVDKITEVRVLDPYFYR; translated from the coding sequence ATGCCTCGCTATCTGATCGAACGGACATTCCCCGACGGACTCAACCTGCCGATGAACGACATCGGCGCAACGGCGCTTGGCGGTATCATCATGCGCAATGCCGAGAAGGGGGTCACCTGGGTGCAGTCCTTCGTCTCGCCCGACAAGAGCAAGAGTTTCTGCATCTACGACTCCCCCTCGCCGGAGGCCATCCGCAGCACGGCGCAGAAGAATTCCCTGCCGGTGGACAAGATCACGGAGGTGAGGGTCCTGGACCCCTACTTTTATCGCTGA